The genomic stretch CAGCACCTAAAGCTGTACCCTTGTTGTAACCAGGTTGTACAAAGTTAGCACCTCCACCTTCTAAGTTGTAGTAATGCTTCATAAAAGCCTTGACGAAACCAACACCACAAATAGCACCAAGTGATTGTGCAATTATGTATGCAACAGCTCTTATTAATGACACTTTCCTTGCcaagaacaaccctaatgtcACCGCTGGGTTAATATGACCACCTACAACAGAAAAGCAAAAACACATCCATTAGTTGTTTCTCTCCTCTTTACTAAATGCATAAGCCGAGCTAGGATTTCAATATTATGTGTTCTAATTTTAGACAGCAATTTTAAGAGCCACTAACCAGATTATAAATTTAACAattatacatatttaatgaattttttaatgtaaatatataatttgtataTAAATTACTGGGTTCGGTGCGTATAAGCTTCTAGCTCCCCCCTTGCTTAAATGGGTGTATGTTGCCTTCAAGCTTCAAGATTTTTTTTGGCACTTAATGCATTTTTTTTAGAATTATCGTTAATTTCGTGCCTAAATACTGAATTCAGATGAATCGTTAAGATCAGGGGCGAAGCTGCATGTCTTAAAGGGGGTCAATTGACCAaccttcgtcgaaaaattatacTACGTTAAAAAAATTTTTTTAgaagtatataatatatattgaatACCTTTTATTGGTATAttttttcaagtttgaacacccgAAAATTATTAGCTTTGTCACTGATTAAGATATGTAACATCTCCCTTTGAATAGGAGGATCTAGTCATTTCTAGCACGTTCAAAGTTGGCCCGCACCAGAGGTAGATGTAGAGTTGTAATACCGGATTCAATTGAACTCAGTATTTCCAAATGTGAAACATAAttttatgtgtaaaaatttaCTAAAATTGTAATAAATAATAGGtttgaacccataattttaaaattataatggGTTCATGGCAAAAATTCTTTAGGAATCAACCGATAGAGCTTAAATCCTGCATCCACCGCCCATACCATGTATGCATATACAGTAAAAATCTTTAACCATTTAAAGTCCATTCTGTTCACAATAAGGGTccaatttgcttttttattttggttcaaaataaatgtccagttatgtaatcaagaaagaattcaatttgtttttacaaaatataaCCTATGTACATATCCCCTAAAAGCTTTtattactcctcacattaaatgtttaattaggagtagtttagtcatagtaggtatttttgtatagaatttaatattttcttaatgggcgtaCTAAAAGCAAATTggacacttattgtgaaccgaAGAAAGTACATAATAAATCGCACCTGCTAAATATCAGTGACTCTAAATCCTGTATTCGCCTATGAACAACAATTCATAGGAAAAAGTTAGGTTATTGTGCTTACCAGAAATACCAGCAGTGCAGTAAACAAGAACGAAAATCATGCCACCAAAAGCCCATGCAATACCAAGAATACCGACACCATCACAATGGTCTGCAGCGTTCAACTTCTTGTGGCCAATGACAGTGGCAACAGTGACGTAAAGGAAGAGAAGAGTAGCAATAAACTCAGCAATAACAGCTCTATAAAAGGACCATTTGGTAAGTTCAGCCATGTCAAGAAGAGGAGCTGGTGGAGGGTCAACATAGTCTTTTCCATGTTGATGAGTTTGTCCTTCTTCAATTACGTCCTTTGACATGTTTTCTTTGATGAAAGTAAAAGTACTATTGTTTAGAAGTTTGCAGTGAAAGAGAGAAGAGTTTTGAGTTTTTGGTTTGCTGCTTTTTTTTGTGCTTTTGTCTGAGAAGAAGGTGATGGGTTTGTGTTAGGTTTTATGGATAAGGGAAGGGCATTTTAGGAAATACAAGTGAAGGAACAACGAAATATTCCTGTCAAGAAGATATCATTAATGTATATCATGCATGGTGATATTAGTTTAAATTATGGTGGTTTCTAATTATTGTTGTGTAGTTGAGTTTAGTGACGGACGCAGAATTTTCAAATCGTGGATGCTCAACTATTTTTAATCTGGAAATTGCTATTGAGACTAAGTGTTCACTTAATGTATTTATCTGGATACATTAACTTGATATAAAGGAAACTCAACCAGTGGCGGATCTACTCTATAGTGAGTGCTTGTGCATCCATTACTTTTAAAGCCAAATACTATTACTTGTATTGTataaaaaaaactactccatccgtttcatattatatgatgtagtttgactcggcacggagtttaagaaaaaagaataagacttttgaaacttgtagtCTTAAAAACCTAAGGGAtaaaaagtttgtggggccatgacatttgtgtggctataaaagcttttcattaagggtaaatgagtaaaatgaaagagtttaaagttgaattatttccaaatttaaaaatgtgttatttattttggaacagattAAAAAGGAAAATACCTCATTTAATATAAAACGGAGAGAGTAGTAATTAGTCTAGGTGCGCTAGTTTGTGTTTACCTTAACTATTTCACATAATAGTTGTTATGCTTCCATTAGTGCAAATATCCAGTAAATCTACCACCAATCTTAGCCAGATGGAATAATATCACCTTGTATTATTTTACTTTGGATTTATATCTTAGTCTTTCGTAATTTTTACCTACTTTATTGACTATCCAATCTATCCTTAAGGGTCTAGttatttattgttattgttgttcaaTTCATTCTCAAGACTTTTGAATTTTACTGAGTATGTTATGTTCAATTGATTATTTTTTACTTGTTATCTTTACGTCGATTAAATACTCATAAGATCAATTTTAGATTATTCTAAAAAATTGCAATAGTTATATGGGTAGGAGATAGCCGATATCCAATAAAATTAGTCGGAAGTGTACACATGCTGTTTCGGACATCACCGGAGTGGAAATTGGGGTTTGGTGTggtgggtggggtggggtgggggagATTGGGTGGGACAAGAGAGACAGCGAGGCCATGTGAGGGCTAATTATCTGTTGGTCTGTATTTAGTTGTTTTTGTGGGGACTTTTGTTTTCTTGCCCATTTCAGCCTGGCAGCCGAAAAGCCAGCCCTATGGCTAACACATCCTCTTTCTAACGGTAACatatttttttccaattaaaacagaaaaaagaaagaataaattTTTTTGTTGAAACTTGGAACTTTTTTTATTGGAAATtgtgttgaaaaataattttaaaagttaaaattgtgtTTGGACTTGCATTTTACTTggaaaaaaagttaaaattttggaagaaaaaaaattcatttaAAAACTGATTTGTCTTAGGAACTTGAAACCTTTTCttcataattattttttaaaaactgaTTAAATTCCATAAACAAatagttttttaattttttttttgaaaaaactaaaaaaattatgTCCAAACTTGAGCTAAAATAGAAAATTCAAATACTACATGATAGTGTGTGATCTTTTTTCATCCTTATGAtcaactttttcttttttctttttcaaagtaATTTAAATTTTGCGCATCCCTTTActtattttgtcttttttttctttttcagttgaGAAACGTTATTTTGTTTATCGGTCGagtactttttatttttattagttgTACAAACCATTGTATGGACATAGCAAATTTTCTGTCCTTATCTAGAATTCAATGCTGTAGCATATGGAATATTATTTGACTGTAGTAAcccaaaaaggaaaatatttattaatttattCCTTTGTATTGGCTATCTTTTGATCAATCATCATTATTATAATTGAAAAAACTCACCATATTGGAAGAGCTGTATATGtagtttttatatttatatataatatataataatattaattTGTTGAATGCACAATTAACTAAGCAATGACAAATTCAGTCAGTCAActtttggtaaaaaaaaaagaaactttaTCGTAAATTGAAAACAAATAATTTCTTGTGTGGCTCGATAACTGTAttttgtttataattttgggtTCAGTTTGGTTATATGTTCTGTTAGTTAGGGTTAAGCCAAGTACCGTTAGACATTCTTTGGATGCTGCAAATTctgaacttttctttttctttttctttttgtcctttcCTTATAAAAAATAAGTTAGGTATTGGTCCTTCTTTTTTAAAGGTAATTAAAAAAGGTCCATCATCAATAGACTTATAAAAAAGAAGCATGTGAAACACAGCTGGCTTTTAGTTTTCGCCAACCCCACAAATCtctatttccttatcttttgtcACACCAAACTTTTTTTTATGGAAGATTATATTGTATAGCTGttctcaaaatatatatatatgtatattatgtatgttatatatgaaaattatataaatttttatatatttttttggttaTCGAATATAAATAGTTTTTGATACGGGTTAAATGCGATAATAACCCAACTTTTTTGCCAAACGTTGCAGGCGGGGAAGGCGCATTATGACAACATTTTGTGTCTCTTAAATTTGATTTTCAAAGATAATTTGTTGCTTATTAATGATTTTTTGGAAGCTTAATATACTTAATGCtaaaattaattaacaataaTTTGGAGCCACAGATTCATGATAGAATGCGTAGATGAAGTATCACACCTATGATTTGAATCTATGACCTAAAAATCCCTCTACTAATACACTATAATCTTTTCTCATGTTGAGGTGAttcaaccaaaaaaaaattattttgttgctATTTACAGTATGCAATATTCCAATGTTAGAGTAGTCAGTTGAACTCCCTTGAAAAATAGATTGATTAACTACATATATTGGGTTCGAGTCGTGATAAATCTTGTTACGAAGCCTTTTTTTGTTACTAAATCTTAAGCGGCACGAATCCGAATTAGCTAAATATCAGCcaccaaataaaaataaaaacaaaaaaaccaAGATTTTGCTTATGTTTTGCCCTTATCATAAAATTGAATGTTGTGGAGCCATACAAAATGCTGCTAGACGTATCCAGGGAGTTGGTTTAAAGACTGTACAAAACCAGTGAGAGACAGACACGTGTACAATGACGTTGAAGAAAGCTGCTGCTACTACTATACTTGCTAAACGCTACGAGAGGGTTCTTTCTTTTAAACTGTTGGAGAAGAAAACAGAGTGGAAATTtgggaagttttttttttttttgttttctggaATTAGATATTCAATGCAAGCAGTTTGTGGCCGTGAGGGAATTGACGACTGACACTGCCCCAAGCTAGCCTTAAATGTTCTCCTGTTGTAAACCACCATTTGCCATAAAAAGAAAACGACACGACGTTATTTGGTTCATTTGATGTTCCTATCAGCTTGTTTTCGTATCTTGATTATTAATATTAGCAGGACATTTTGACGTGTAAAGTACTTTGCGTTTATGTAGGGTTCACAGAAAGATCGCATCCCAAGCAGTGTAATATAGATAATcttttttaatacaaatataagTGATTTCTTTCATGACTCGAACAATGACATATATAGGTTACGCAAAGATAATTTTACCATTGCTCCAACCCATGATTATTAGGACTTGTTTGGACATAAATTCTTCCAAAATATATTTGAATTTTTCTTGGCAAATATATGTTTGACCATAAATTTTTCTATATTTTGGCAAATCCCCAAAACTTTGGGCCCAAAATAtcactattatattttttaaaaattaccccaaacttttgtattttataaaagagcCCACCATTTATTATTTGTAACaatgctgcttcatcttctcggtcatctgatagtgtaaaaataataattttgtaccaaatttatttatgttcaggacGATGATTTGCaataatataatgaatgttattgataaaGGTACTGTTGTGTATTTGTGAAAGTTTTTTttgcaattaaaataatattattaatCACCGGTAATTTGTACAAACAAAGGCAACCTACCAGGTTACACTTCTCATGACTATCCTATGACACCAACAACCTTATCTACTAAAAACATCAAAATTcctacaaaaaaataaataaactcAAACAACTTCCTGTTACCCCTAACTCTAATGCATATAGAGGTTTTCAGATCATGCAtcattgtttccatgtttgtagctcTATTTTGAAAAACTCGAGTATTCGTTTCGTTCCAAATGTCATACACTACAACAGCAAAGCAGGCTTTAAGTAAAGTTCCTTGAGAGGTCCTCCTTCTTGCTTTCCGTTGAACCCATCGCCACTCTGATTCCAATGGCATAATGTTTCTTTGCCATTTCAGCCATCTCAATATATTTTGCCAGAAAGTTCTTTAAAAACTGCACTCACAGAATAAGTGTAGAAAAGTTTCAGGATAGGACTTGCACATAACACAATCACCATCAAGCCTCATGCCCCAATTAAGTAGGACCCTTAGTTCTCAATTTTCCCTATAAAGCCAACCATAATATAAAGACTTGTTTAAGACATGCAGCATTGTGACAAACAAGATTCTTCCAAGGGACATTATCAACCTCTCCTCTGAGTGCACTATAAGCAACTTTAATGTGAAATTTCCTTTTCTGATAAGTTGAGGACATGCTTTTAGTGTTTTTCAGGTTTTTCTCATGTTCAATATTTTTCACCATTCAAGAAGCTTGTTTTGGTACCTCCATAGTAAATAGGTTCTGCTTCTTTATATAATATGTATGTATCCAGGTAATCCATAACATGTCTTTGTTCTGACTCAGAGCTTATAGAAGTTTACACACAACAGTTTGATTTCATATTTCCTAATTAAGAACATTAAGCCCCCTACTCCTCTTGGTAAACAGACCTTCTCCCATGCGACTAGGGTCTTCTTGGATATGGTAGCCTGACTTGTCCAAAAATAGTTTCTACAAGTTGCTTCAATTAATTTGATAACCTTTTGTGAAAGCAGAAATAACAATATGCTTGGATGCCAAATAATACAGCTCTAATCAACTGCAATCTCCCATCATATGACAACCCTTTGTCCATCCATTAAGTAATTTTGGCTGTTATCTTATCTACCAAGGGTTTACACTGGCGATTGTCAGTCTCTTTGTTGACAAAGGGACTCCAAGATGCTTAAAGGCAGCTCCCCAAGTTCATATCCCAACAAATTCAGTATGCTTTCTTtggtacatattaccctccccagaccccacttgtgggattatactgggtcattgttgtttttgttgttttctttggTACCCACATCTACTCCACCAAAGTAAACCTGGCTCTTGCTTAGATTAGCTTTCAGTCCCCAAGCCTCCGAAAATAAGGCAAACCTATCTTTTAGAAGCTGCACAAATTTAGTATCGTCTCGAGCAAACATTAGCAAATCATCTGTGAAGCAAAGATGTAATCCCTAGTTTTTGGCATCTAGGGTGAAAATTAAACTCAGGTTCATCTTTTAAAGTTCCCAAACACCTATTCAAATATTCTGATGGGTTTATAGTACCTTAACTTTATGTTTTGATTATCTAACAAACTTGCTGtcaaagaaccagataaggaacctgatacACTTGGTACACAACTCAATCAATGGACTCAAGGTAATGTGAGTTGCTATGACTTCAGGAGATAAAGAATCAACACAGGGACATGATCCCCTTGGGTTCCCCTGATAGCAGTACGAAGTCAACTATCTACAGCTGGAAAGTAACTGCCTGCACTGTACACTCAAACAGTGCAGCACAGTACATCAGTCATTTCTCATTGAGCAACCAAGTGATTACATCATTCAAATGATGTCATCCATGTTGTGTTAACAATAAACATTACAACAAAACGTCACTTGAACACTTAGAAAATTCACTCAAACATTCAAGCATCTGACAATCAAGTattcaattctcaagtgcatcaagaacaatGTACAACACTACTACAGATCAGTTCCTATAGCAAGTCTCttttatgtccttagttgagttgtaactttgtaattgctcttcattgtaattcctacaTTGCTTATCTATAAGCTTTATTTAGGAATCCCTTGTAAATCATAAATCTTCAGTGtttgtgtcgtgactagagttagtcatgaattgaagtctttgtaataggtgtattgcaaagtggcttgtaatatgtgtattacaagttagggagagattaagagtttaattcctagattgcataggttgtaatttAAAGATTGCTCATAGCCAGTGTAGGTAGTGATTTTTTATCCCTTTAAGCAGGAATTTTTCTCTTCCTCAAAGTTCCCTATTTCATTTACTTACTATTGAATTAGTATTTGTGGAAACCTATATAGGACCTggtctctatatagtttggtggactcatatattctatcaattggtatcaaagcgagttctttctatcatgttaacacctagaaaggatccccatggctgctccaccaaactttgaaAAGGGTCAGTCTACTTATAGACCACCCAGattcaatggacaatactatgggtggtggaagacaAGAATGCATTACTTTATCATGGCAGAAGATTCCGAGTTGTGGGATGTTATTTGTGATGGTCCTTATGTCCCAACAAAGAAGGTAGGAGACCCTCTTGTGACGATGCCAAAGATCAGAAAGAATACAACGATGCATATAGGAAAACTGTGGAGAAAAactttcgtgccaagaaaattttgGTATGTGGCATAAGACCTGATGAATACAACATGATCTTATCCTGTCAATcgctaaggagatatgggaagctttaGAAACAGCACACGATGGAACCACTCAAGTAAAACAATCtaagattgacatgctcaccactgaGTATGAGGTCTTCAGAATGAAGGAAGATGAATCCATTCAAGACATGCACACAcgattcacttccatcataaatgagttacactcgcTTGGTGAAATCATTCCTAGGAGCATGCTCGTGAGGAAAATTCTCAGTGTTTTGCCAAGTTCATGGGAGAGTAAAGTGAATGCCATTACTGAAGCAAAGGATTTGCAGGCGCTAACCATAGATGAGCtagttggaaatttgaaaacctacgaaatgaagaagaagacggatagtgaaagaagagaaccaaagaagaaaaataatctGGTACTTAAGGCTGAAAGTAATGACTCAAGTGAGAAGGACAGTGACATGGCTTAATTGACCAGAAGATTTCAAAAAATGGCTTGAAGAAATGAAGGTATACCAAAGAGAGGCAGTCCTAGCAGGCCAAAAAATTATGACCTctgtcataagtgtggaaagccaGGGCATTTAATCAAAGATTGCCCTCCCCTGAAGCAAGAACATTTCAAGCACAACTCTGATAAAGCAACcaagaggaacccggttcctgaCAGACGCTTCAAAAGAAAGAACGTCGCTGACAATGTTGTGAAGCAagctcttgcagcatggggagATTCCTCCAGTGAGTCTGAAGAAGAAAATGATGCAGGTGATAGTTCTATGATGGCAGTTGAAAGTGAAGCCAACAAATATGATTTAATATTTGCTTTGATGGCTCAGTCAGACAATGATGAAAATGATgacaatgatgaggtaaatttcagggatgttcagagaaatctgaaaccCTACTCTCCTATGAAACTCATGTCATTGGCAAATATGTtaattgatgcctatcatagtcttGCAGATGATAAGGATGCCTTAACCAAAGAGTTAGGAGAtgctgaacaaactagagatgactTGGTAGTTTGTGTGGTTGATTTGAAAGAAACCATAGGTAATCTGGAAAATGAAAAGGAGGTTCTAACTGAGAAAATTGTTAGTGTAGAACATGAAAGATACGATTtgatggtagtagttgttgaCTTAAAAGAAACCATCGAAAATTTCAGTAAAGAAAATAATGACTTAGTGGAGAAAGTTGATGCCTTAAAGCAAGAAAGAGATGACCTCTTAATTGTGATTATAGACTTGAAGGAAATAATAGAGGAACTCAAAGCAGAATGTAGGCCTGGAAAGTCtgagaaaggaaaagaagttgctagtgaagcacatattaagcttgaaaatgagttaaatGCTGTAAAAACTAGTTTATGTGctgaacttgagaaaaatagACAACTTCAAGCAGAAttggaaagagtaaaaaatgatcttgagaagtctcttaagtggacctggtcctcggaTGCTATTACTGCCATATACGTTAACAATGATGGAAACAAGCAGGGAATAGGGTTTCAAAGGGAGAGAACTCCTTATAACCCTCATAGCAAGTATGTTACTGTACCTGATAATTGGTTgagtacccactgtgggaacaatgaacatttcaaagaaaattgccaaGTCAGGGTTCAGTCTCttaagaaaaataaagtttttgctGAAAGAGGACCATGTGCCACCCATAAAAAGCGCATgttacctgcatggactagaaGAGCACTTAATCATCCTCTTGTTTATTACAAGGGACTTaaacttgcttgggttcctaaatctaacccctGATTTCCTTGTGCAGGGAACAATGAAAGGAAGCAGTCAACAGTGGTTCATGGATAGCGGATGCTCTAAGCACATGACTGGGAATACCATGgattttctttcactaaaagccttacaaggagggagtgtatcctttggtaatggaaaaaaggggtacattcttggagttggaaagattgggaaatcactcactcactcaattgagaatgtgtactatgtcaatggtctTAAGTACAATCTTTTAAGTGTTTCTTAAATATGTGATAATGGAAACAAGATAGAGTTCTTGTCAAAGATATGCACAGTTACAAATCTagtaactggtgaagtggtacttgtggccaaaagatataagaatatatgcgttgctgattttgagtccctacaaagtggtgatctgagttgctTAAAAgcagttgatgatgatgctgaattaTGGGCATGTAAGCTTCTCTCTACTGAATAAGCTGGTTCAAAtggacctggttcgtggtctgccCAAGTCAAAGTTCAAAGAGCACCAGGTTTGTGATGCCTGCGCTAGAGGGAAGCATGTGAAATCCTCATTCAAGCCAAAAAAAGTGCCAGCACCTCAAAACCACTTGATCTCCTTCATATGGATCTGTGTggtcctatgagagtgcaaagcagGGGAGAAAAAAGATATATTTTTATGATAGTGGATGACTATTCTAGATTCACTTGGACTCTGTTCCTTAGAACAAAAGATGAGATCTTTGAAGTTTCTGtagcctttgtgaagaaaattcaAGTGAAGATGGAATCAAAAACTAGCTTGCATTAGATTAGATCATAGAACAGAATTTGACAGTGCTAAGTTTGATGAATTCTGCAATGAGAATGGCATTACCCATAACTTCTCAGCCTCTAGAACTCCAAAacaaaatggagttgtggaaaggaagaacagaacccttgaagaaatggcaagaacaatgctgattGATAGTGGGATTGTTAAGAACTTCTGGGCTAAAGCTGTCAACACTgtctgctacttggtgaacatgtGCATGATCAGGTCTCTCTTGAACAAAACTCCCTATGAGTTGCTGAATGGAAGGAAGACCAAGCTGACTCACTTAAGAACATTTAGGTAcaaatgttatgttctcaacaa from Nicotiana sylvestris chromosome 12, ASM39365v2, whole genome shotgun sequence encodes the following:
- the LOC104248967 gene encoding aquaporin PIP2-7-like, with protein sequence MSKDVIEEGQTHQHGKDYVDPPPAPLLDMAELTKWSFYRAVIAEFIATLLFLYVTVATVIGHKKLNAADHCDGVGILGIAWAFGGMIFVLVYCTAGISGGHINPAVTLGLFLARKVSLIRAVAYIIAQSLGAICGVGFVKAFMKHYYNLEGGGANFVQPGYNKGTALGAEIIGTFVLVYTVFSATDPKRSARDSHVPVLAPLPIGFAVFMVHLATIPITGTGINPARSFGAAVIYNKEKIWDDQWIFWVGPFVGALIAAIYHQFVLRAGAVKALGSFRSNPTN
- the LOC138883987 gene encoding uncharacterized protein encodes the protein MKQEHFKHNSDKATKRNPVPDRRFKRKNVADNVVKQALAAWGDSSSESEEENDAGDSSMMAVESEANKYDLIFALMAQSDNDENDDNDEVNFRDVQRNLKPYSPMKLMSLANMLIDAYHSLADDKDALTKELGDAEQTRDDLVVCVVDLKETIGNLENEKEVLTEKIVSVEHERYDLMVVVVDLKETIENFSKENNDLVEKVDALKQERDDLLIVIIDLKEIIEELKAECRPGKSEKGKEVASEAHIKLENELNAVKTSLCAELEKNRQLQAELERVKNDLEKSLKWTWSSDAITAIYVNNDGNKQGIGFQRERTPYNPHSKYVTVPDNWLSTHCGNNEHFKENCQVRVQSLKKNKVFAERGPCATHKKRMLPAWTRRALNHPLVYYKGLKLAWVPKSNP